In Bubalus kerabau isolate K-KA32 ecotype Philippines breed swamp buffalo chromosome 4, PCC_UOA_SB_1v2, whole genome shotgun sequence, one DNA window encodes the following:
- the CRYBA1 gene encoding beta-crystallin A3 — protein METQTVQQELESLPTTKMAQTNPMPGSVGPWKITIYDQENFQGKRMEFTSSCPNVSERNFDNVRSLKVECGAWVGYEHTSFCGQQFVLERGEYPRWDAWSGSNAYHIERLMSFRPICSANHKESKITIFEKENFIGRQWEICDDYPSLQAMGWPNNEVGSMKIQCGAWVCYQYPGYRGYQYILECDHHGGDYKHWREWGSHAQTSQIQSIRRIQQ, from the exons ATGGAGACCCAGACTGTGCAGCAGGAGCTGG AATCCCTTCCAACCACCAAGATGGCTCAAACTAACCCCATGCCGGGGTCTGTGGGGCCATGGAAG ATTACCATCTATGACCAGGAGAACTTCCAGGGCAAGAGAATGGAATTCACCAGCTCCTGCCCAAATGTCTCTGAGCGCAATTTTGACAATGTCCGGTCTCTCAAGGTGGAATGTGGCGC CTGGGTTGGTTATGAGCATACCAGCTTCTGTGGGCAACAGTTTGTCCTGGAGAGAGGAGAGTACCCTCGCTGGGATGCCTGGAGCGGGAGTAATGCCTATCACATCGAGCGCCTCATGTCCTTCCGCCCCATCTGTTCAGCT AATCATAAGGAGTCTAAGATTAccatttttgagaaagaaaatttcattGGACGCCAATGGGAAATCTGTGATGACTACCCCTCCTTGCAAGCCATGGGTTGGCCCAACAACGAAGTTGGCTCCATGAAGATACAATGTGGAGC CTGGGTTTGCTACCAGTATCCTGGGTACCGTGGCTATCAGTATATCTTGGAATGTGACCATCATGGAGGAGACTACAAACACTGGAGAGAGTGGGGTTCTCATGCCCAGACTTCCCAGATTCAATCCATTCGCCGTATCCAACAGTAG